A window of the Paenibacillus woosongensis genome harbors these coding sequences:
- a CDS encoding LysM peptidoglycan-binding domain-containing protein, which yields MADQSYGLRFDIYERVHLSEDVVGIEELEEIELIPKIQVIPGEEYAALRGHLLLSGLYRGQGESCKLEHWIPVEITIPLSRVNKLEEIAVEIDNFDVDLLSARSLNITGVLSLKGIETTTLTGSEEWNDREFIAAHESHQDEPDEVGLTEQPLPKDTLRQEEHQLAEQISEGPLSGDRENQAPQWQSSLEAAEVPGLPDFPEPPHQNVISWTDDSLLSSPSLWKDKAAASEDEIREAVQQAEENLASFKEEEGRDELEEYHFETPSISEHEGDAAEVVQAVSREADQAASSEQGAESEPVLSASTEPEAAGDVAHEDSEPEIRPQPEEKKELKIALNSKKVDETVQGSDIGITKLLSAQRPNKEPEGSLEQEEGSVQAAAEEHGDEEEVRWKNLFIGNAEEQTPFRKIRLVIVQREETLDEIAERYNLSTRELQLYNRLAEHNLAEGQVLYIP from the coding sequence TTGGCTGATCAATCCTACGGTCTGAGGTTTGATATTTATGAGCGTGTTCATTTATCGGAAGATGTGGTTGGAATTGAGGAATTGGAGGAAATAGAGCTCATTCCGAAAATCCAGGTGATTCCTGGCGAGGAGTATGCCGCGCTTCGCGGGCATTTGCTGTTGTCCGGACTATACCGGGGGCAGGGGGAAAGCTGCAAGCTGGAGCATTGGATCCCGGTTGAAATCACGATTCCGCTAAGCCGGGTTAACAAACTGGAGGAGATCGCCGTCGAAATTGACAATTTTGATGTAGATCTGCTGAGTGCCCGCAGTTTGAATATTACCGGGGTTTTGTCGCTTAAGGGGATTGAGACGACTACGTTAACGGGGAGCGAAGAATGGAATGACAGGGAATTTATAGCTGCACATGAATCTCATCAGGATGAACCGGACGAGGTTGGCCTGACAGAGCAGCCATTACCAAAGGACACATTGCGACAAGAAGAACACCAACTGGCGGAGCAGATCTCCGAGGGACCGTTGTCTGGAGACAGGGAGAATCAAGCTCCTCAGTGGCAAAGTTCTTTGGAGGCTGCCGAGGTTCCGGGTCTGCCGGATTTTCCAGAACCCCCCCATCAGAACGTGATCTCCTGGACGGACGATTCGCTGCTCTCATCCCCATCGCTATGGAAGGACAAGGCGGCGGCTTCTGAAGATGAGATCCGGGAGGCTGTGCAGCAAGCGGAAGAGAATTTAGCTTCGTTCAAGGAAGAAGAAGGCCGTGACGAACTGGAGGAGTATCATTTTGAAACTCCGTCTATAAGCGAACACGAGGGTGATGCCGCCGAGGTCGTACAGGCTGTGTCGAGGGAAGCGGACCAAGCGGCTTCTTCGGAGCAAGGCGCGGAGTCTGAGCCGGTTTTGTCGGCATCCACCGAACCAGAGGCTGCTGGAGATGTGGCTCATGAAGATTCGGAGCCGGAAATTCGCCCTCAGCCCGAGGAGAAAAAAGAGCTGAAAATTGCCCTCAACAGCAAGAAGGTGGATGAAACGGTACAGGGAAGCGATATTGGCATCACTAAGCTGTTATCCGCTCAACGGCCCAATAAAGAGCCGGAAGGCTCGTTGGAACAGGAAGAAGGCAGCGTACAGGCAGCCGCCGAAGAACACGGGGACGAGGAAGAAGTTCGCTGGAAAAACTTATTCATCGGCAATGCGGAAGAGCAGACCCCCTTTCGGAAAATCCGGCTCGTTATCGTTCAGCGCGAAGAGACCTTGGACGAAATTGCCGAGCGGTACAATCTCAGCACAAGGGAGCTGCAGCTTTACAATCGGTTAGCTGAACACAACTTAGCGGAAGGGCAAGTTCTATATATTCCGTAA
- a CDS encoding RluA family pseudouridine synthase yields the protein MSLRIAGARRGEWLELMPGRLPRPASGDRYEAALAWLEGELDLPAKLRRTLEAEQGIKLAGDRLRLRLFPPRISQYEPMQPELPLQILYEDDFCLVVHKPAGVKVHPDGHSPQPTLANMVAAIYSERGEPVAPEHIHRLDENTSGPVLYAKNTYAKLKLDAAMARKEIGRVYVALVQGAVSPALRVIDQPIGKDRHHRARRRVSPSGQHAVTRVELLEAYSDASLVRLTLETGRTHQIRVHMSYAGHPLIGDALYGGSTKLTPHQALHGESLMFAHPLTGETLSVQDPWPASWKALLKQLRA from the coding sequence GTGAGTTTACGGATCGCAGGCGCTAGACGGGGAGAGTGGCTGGAGCTGATGCCCGGCAGGCTCCCCAGGCCGGCGAGCGGTGACCGCTATGAAGCGGCGCTTGCCTGGCTGGAAGGCGAACTGGACCTTCCTGCCAAGCTTCGGCGCACACTTGAAGCCGAGCAGGGGATTAAGCTGGCGGGAGATCGTCTGCGCCTGCGGCTTTTTCCGCCAAGGATATCGCAGTATGAGCCTATGCAGCCGGAGCTCCCGCTGCAAATTTTGTACGAGGATGATTTTTGCCTCGTTGTACATAAGCCTGCAGGGGTTAAAGTACATCCCGATGGACATAGCCCGCAGCCGACTTTAGCCAATATGGTCGCAGCGATTTACTCGGAACGCGGCGAGCCCGTTGCGCCCGAGCATATACACAGGCTGGACGAGAACACGTCCGGTCCGGTGCTATATGCCAAGAATACTTATGCCAAGCTTAAACTGGACGCGGCGATGGCGCGCAAGGAAATCGGCCGGGTCTATGTTGCGCTGGTACAAGGCGCAGTAAGTCCGGCGCTCCGCGTAATTGACCAGCCAATCGGCAAGGATCGGCATCATAGAGCTCGAAGGCGCGTATCTCCGTCGGGCCAGCATGCAGTAACACGCGTAGAGCTGCTGGAGGCCTATTCGGATGCCAGCCTCGTGCGCCTCACGCTGGAGACGGGACGAACGCATCAGATTCGGGTTCATATGAGCTATGCGGGCCATCCTCTTATCGGGGACGCTTTATATGGGGGCAGTACCAAGCTGACGCCCCATCAAGCGCTTCACGGCGAGAGCTTGATGTTTGCCCACCCGCTTACGGGAGAGACCTTGTCCGTGCAGGACCCTTGGCCTGCAAGCTGGAAAGCGCTGCTTAAGCAGCTTCGGGCCTAG